From the genome of Halobacteriovoraceae bacterium:
TTCAAGTATCTTCTTATTTAGAAAGTACATCAATTCACAGAAGGGAAAGAGAAATTGGCATCATGTACTGCTTATTATGCCAATCGTAAAAGACTTAACCATCATGATTAATATCAGCAGATTCTGTTCGACTCTTTCAACCCTACTTAACTCGGGCGTTCCCATTATGGCCGCCTTAAGGATTGTAAAAAACTTGGTGGGCAATATTCATATGCAAGAACTTGTTGATAGTGCCAGAGACAATGTTTCTCAAGGTGGTTTGATGAGTACTGCTCTGGCAGAAGGCCAGTTGTTTCCAACAATGGTCACTCATATGATGAAACTTGGTGAACAGTCTGGTGAAGTTGAAGAAATGTTAACAATCATTGCTGAAAACTACAATGATCAGGTAAATAATAAACTAGATGGGCTGACATCTATAATCGAACCAATCATGATGATTGGTTTAGGTGCAGCAGTTGGTTTTATTGTTTTATCTGTCGTTATGCCTATTATGGAACTAAACAATATGCGATAGGTTTTCATTAGAATAGGGTAAAATTAAATAACAACAAAATTGCACCCATTTTACATTTACCAGACGTGACGAAATTGCCAATATGATATACATTAGTGATTGTAGTTAATAAGACAGGAGTAAATATGCGAAACTTTAACCGAATTTTTCCAAAGGCCGCCAGTAGTGCAAAAGGCTTTTCACTCATTGAAATCCTCATTGTTATTACCTTAATTGCAATTATTGGTACTTTTGTTGGTGGTAGAGTATTAGACTATCTCTATGAAGGACAGGCAAAGGCCGCAAAAATTCAGATGAATAATCTCTCTGATCGACTGAAAGAATTTTATAGAAATTGTTATTTTTATCCATCTACCGAACAAGGTTTAGATGCACTTATTTCTAAACCTTCAGTAGGAAGAGATTGTAAAAAATATAAACCAGGTGGATATCTAGAAGTTGAGTCTATTCCAGAAGATCCATGGGGTGGTGAGTATCAGTACGAATCTGATGGCAAGACTTTCAACATCTATAGTTATGGGCAAGATCAAACCGAAGGTGGAGAAGACAAGGACGCTGATATATATCTCAAAGAAACAAAAAAATAAGTGATTGGCCTTGGTGAGTAGTATGATTTTTTCGAAAAAACATATTTCATCGGGGCATAAAGGTTTTTCGCTTTTAGAAATTTTGGTCGTTGTAACAATTGTTTCGCTTATAACGGCCTTAACAATTTCAAGTTTAAATTTTTCCAGAGAACATGCAGAAGATACCTTAAGAACTGTTGAGCGTGCCATTCGGTACGCGCAAGATCAAGCGGCCCTCAGGAATGTAATTGTAAGATTACACTTTTATTTAAATACACAGCCTCAACAATTTGCCCTTGAGTTTGGCCCAGATGATAATTTTGTCATTCCAGTAAAATCAATTCAACTTAAAAGTCTCTATGATCTAAGTGATGAAGATCGAAAAGAAATAGAAAACAAAAGACAAAAGGAAGTGAACTCAAAGTTTCGCCCCCTGGTTGAATTTCAAAAAGAAAATTTTGAAATCCCTGAAACTTTAAGAATCATAGGGGTTGGAACATCAATTCAAGATGAATTTGTTACTGACTTCGATCCTGCGATCTATATTTATCCCAATGGTGAAAAAGACGGCGCAATAGTTATCTTTGGTTCAGAGGATGAGGTGATTTCACTAGAGATACCCGCTTTTACAAATGATTTTAAAAGGGAATATAAAACAATTAGTGAGGAAGATGTAGATGCTCGTGAGATATATGAAATCCATGAAAGTATGGCCATCGATTTGGTGAAAAAATGGCAATCAAATTAAGCAATAAAGGTTTCACCTTACTCGAAGTTCTCGTAGCGACTGCTATCTTTGCTTTTTTTATTGCCGCATTTAGTTCACGCCATA
Proteins encoded in this window:
- the gspG gene encoding type II secretion system major pseudopilin GspG encodes the protein MRNFNRIFPKAASSAKGFSLIEILIVITLIAIIGTFVGGRVLDYLYEGQAKAAKIQMNNLSDRLKEFYRNCYFYPSTEQGLDALISKPSVGRDCKKYKPGGYLEVESIPEDPWGGEYQYESDGKTFNIYSYGQDQTEGGEDKDADIYLKETKK
- a CDS encoding type II secretion system protein translates to MIFSKKHISSGHKGFSLLEILVVVTIVSLITALTISSLNFSREHAEDTLRTVERAIRYAQDQAALRNVIVRLHFYLNTQPQQFALEFGPDDNFVIPVKSIQLKSLYDLSDEDRKEIENKRQKEVNSKFRPLVEFQKENFEIPETLRIIGVGTSIQDEFVTDFDPAIYIYPNGEKDGAIVIFGSEDEVISLEIPAFTNDFKREYKTISEEDVDAREIYEIHESMAIDLVKKWQSN